The following is a genomic window from Amycolatopsis cihanbeyliensis.
GCCGCGGCAGGCCGCGACCAGCACACCGACCAGCACCTCGCCGAGCACGTCGTCCACGGCCGATGACGCCGATGACGCCACGCGCGAGGTGCCGGTGCCCGTGGGAGCGAACCGGCCCTGAGCGGCTGTTCCTGCGCAACGCCTACTTCACCGGGATCGCGGCAGACTTGGTGATCCGGAGCTGGCGTATGGTCACGCCAGTCAGGCACGCGTCCGCTTGGCGGAGCTCGAGGCACCGACACATCCCGGGGAACGATGAACCAGCCGAACTCGAACCAGGAACATCCCGCGGCGCGGGAGAACCGGCTCGGGCCTCGCCCGGTCAACCGTCCCCCGGTGGATCAGACGCAGGCGGCCGTCTTCGGTCGCCCGCGGGGCGTACAGGGTTCGTTCGACAAGCTGTACTCGCCGGACAGCCGCAACGGCAGGGCCGAGGGGATGGCCATGACGCCGCCGCCCCCGGAGTCGCTGGCCGAGGCGTTCCGCCGCCCGCAGGGAGCCGAGAGGGTCGTGCTGCAGCGACCGCAGGACGGCAACGGGGGCAGCCCGGCCGAGGAGTCCGAGCACCCGCTGTGGTCCCGGCAGGGGGATCCGTGGCGAGACCCCGGCGCGGGTGCCGTGCTCGGCGGTCCCGCCGTGCGCTCCGAGGAGGACGCCGAGGACAACGCCGAACGGCCCCGCGGGGCGCTGCTGAGCCTGCCCGAGGTGCTGTTCGGCCGCAGGGTGAAGCCCACCGCGCTGGCCCTGCTCGGTGCGGTCGCGCTGCTGGTCGGCGCCGTCGGTGGGGTGGTCGGCTGGTTCCTTTCCAGCGCGGGTGACTCGCTGACCGGGGAGCTGAACATCGCCGAGGCCCAGGCGGGCAAGGAACGCCCCGCGGGTTCGGTCGCCGATATCGCCGGCCGGGTGGCCCCGGCCGTGGTTTCGATCGAGGTCAAGTCCGGTCAGGACGGCCAGGTCGGCTCGGGGGTCGTGCTCGACTCGGACGGTTATGTGGTCACCAACAACCACGTCGTCTCCTCGGCGACCAGGGACGATCAGGCCGAGATCACCGCGGTGTTCATCGACGGCACCCGCGCCGAGGCGCGGATCGTCGGCACCGACCCGAAGACCGACCTCGCGGTGATCAAGGTGAACGTGCCGAACCCGGTGGTCATCGAGGTCGGTAAGTCCGCGGATCTCGCGGCCGGCGACTCGGTCGTGGCCGTCGGTTCGCCCTTCGGCCTGGAGAACACGGTCACCGAGGGCATCGTCAGCGCGTTGAACCGGCCGGTGACCGCACCGGGGGAGAACGGGGACCCGCCGGTGACCTACGACGCCATCCAGACCGACGCCGCGATCAACCCGGGCAACTCCGGCGGTGCGCTGGTGGACTCCACCGGTGCGCTGGTCGGGATCAACTCACTGATCAGGACGGTCGGCAGCCGGGGTGAGGGCGGCAGCATCGGTCTCGGCTTCGCCATCCCGGTCGACCAGGTGGTCCGGATCAGCGAGGCACTGATCCGGGACGGGGCGGTCAAGCACGCCGACCTCGGGGTGAACGCGGCGTCGGTGTCGGCGAACACCTCGGAGGGCGCGCAGATCCGCAACGTCACCGCGGGTGGGCCCGCGGCGAACGCCGGGATCGCCGAGGGCGACGTGATCACCAAGGTCGGGGACCGGCCGGTGCGTAACGCGGCCGAGTTGACCGTCGCGGTGCGTGAGTACGAGATCGGCGAGGTCGTGCCGGTGCAGCTGGTGCGGGCCAACCGGAAGCTGACCGTGGACGTCACGCTCGGCAGTGACTGAGATTGCCGGAACCGCACGGCGTTTCCTGGCGGTACCCTGGTGCTGGCATACGCGTCGGCGAGGCGGAGGTTCGCGGTGTTCGAGAGCGTCGGGTGGGGCGAGATCCTCGTGCTCATCATCGCCGGGCTGTTCATCCTCGGCCCTGAGCGGCTGCCCGATGCGGCGGCCTGGCTGGGCAAGAGCGTCCGCAAGGTGCGCGATTTCGCCACCGGGGCGCGGCAGCAGCTGCGTGACGAGATGGGGCCGGAGTACGACGAGTTCCGCAAGCCGATCGAGGACCTGCGGGAGCTGCGCAGCTTCGACCCCAAGCGGGTGGTGACCCAGCACCTCTTCGACGGCGACACCGACCCGCTCGGGATGAACAACATCAACGGCAACGGTGGGGACCACTACAAGCCGAACGGCTATCCCGGAGCCACCAAGTCCGCCGAACCCCTCAAGCCCGGCGAGAAGCCCCCGGTGGACCCCGACGCCACCTGACGAACTACATACTGTCAGGTGGGGGTGACGTTCAGCATGCGACCGGCGAGGCCACGGGCCCGGGTGGAGAGCTTCGAGGACGCGGTGCGCAGCACCTCCGAGGCCGGAGCCGCCGGCTCGGACAGCACCAGTGGGGTGCCGATGTCGCCCTGCTCGCGCAGCCGCGGGTCGAGCGGAACCTGACCGAGCAGCGGAACCTCGGCGCCGGTGGACTTGGACAGCGAGTCGGCCACCGTCTGCCCGCCGCCGGAGCCGAAGATCTCCATCCGCGAGCCGTCCGGGGTCTCCAGCCAGGACATGTTCTCGATCACCCCGGCGATCCGCTGCCGGGTCTGTAGCGCGATGGCCCCCGCCCGCTCGGCCACCTCGGCCGCGGCCTGCTGCGGTGTGGTCACCACCAGCAACTCGGCGTTCGGGATGAGCTGGGCCACCGAGATCGCGATGTCCCCGGTGCCCGGCGGCAGGTCGAGCAGCAGGATGTCCAGGTCACCCCAGAACACGTCGGCGAGGAACTGTTGCAGCGCGCGGTGCAGCATCGGTCCCCGCCACACCACCGGGGTGTTGCCGGGGGTGAACATCCCGATCGAGATGACCTTCACACCGTGCGCCTGCGGCGGCATGATCATCTTCTCCACCTTGGTCGGCTTATCCCGCGCGCCGAGCATCCGCGGCACCGAGTGACCGTAGATGTCCGCGTCCACCACGCCGACCGAGAGCCCGCGCTCCGCCATGGCCACGGCGAGGTTCACCGTCACGCTGGACTTGCCGACCCCGCCCTTACCGGAGGCAACGCAGTACACCCTGGTCAGCGAGCCGGGCTGGGCGAAGGGGATCACCGGTTCGGCCGCGTCGCCGCGGAGTGACTTGCGCAGCTCCGTGCGCTGCTCGTCACTCATCACGTCCAGCTCGACCTTGACCTCACGCACGCCGTCGAGCTGCTCGACCGCGGCGGTGGTGTCCTTGGTGATGGTGTCCTTCAGCGGGCAGCCCGCGATCGTGAGGTAGATCGCGACGTTGACCACGCCGTCCTCGCCGACCACGACGTCCTTGACCATGCCAAGTTCGGTGATCGGCTTCTTGATCTCCGGGTCGATGACGTTCTTCAACGCGTTGTGGACGTCGTCGACACTGGGAAGCTGCTGCGTGCTGGTCACTGCTCGAGCACCGACCTTCTCTGGGGGCAAACCGAATGTTCACTCCCCATGCTACGGAAGGGTAGTTCGTGCCGGTTTCTTCCCCGCTCCCGCTCAGCGCGCGAAGGCCCACTCGGCGATCCGCACGACGGCGGTGTGCAGCCAGCCGCCCTCCTCCTCGTCCTCGACCGCCCACAGCCAGTTGAGTACCGCACGCACCAGGGTCCAGTCCCTGGCCCGCGCCGGGTCGAGCCGGGCGGCGGCGACCAGCGCCGCGAACCGCTCGTCCAGCGTCGTCTCGCCCATCCGGTTCCACAGCAACGGGATCACCCCGAACTCGGGGTCACCCGCGATCGGCTTCGGGTCGATCACCAGCCACGGTTCCCGGCCGCCCCGCAGCACGTTCTCGTAGTGCAGGTCCTCGTTCACCAGCAGCGCACCGGCCCGGGGCCCACGCACCCGGCAGATGGCGACGGCGGCGTCCAGCAGGGCACGTGGCAGCGGCCTGCCGAGACGCTCCCAGTCGGTGGGCAGTTCGGCGGCCCACCGGGCCGCCTCGGCGCGCAACGTCCGGTGCAGTGGCGGCGCGGCCACGGAGAGCCTGCGCAACAACCCGCCCGCCACCGCCACGGCCACGCCGATCGGCTCGCCGTCCAGCGCGCGCCCGGCGTCCAGCCGTTCCAGCAGCAGGACGCCGTGTTCCGGATCGCCGTCCAGCAGCCGCACCGCGCCGGCGCCGTCCCATGCGGTGAGCGCGACCGGTTCGTCCCGGGTCTCCTCGTCGCGCCAGCAGATCTTGAGCACGGCTCGGCCGCCGCCCGCCCTGGTCACCGGCTGCACGACGCCGGTGTAGCCGTGCATCGTGGGGCCGTCCGGGGTCAGCGACCACGCCCGGTGGTACCGCGCGGCCACACCGGGCAGTTCGGCCAGCCACGCACGTCCCCGGTCACCGGCCATGGCGCCGACGCGCTCGGCGAACGCGGGCGGGACGATCAACTCGGTCACGGGCTCAGCGTTCCGCGCCTGTCGACCGGTTATCCGGACGCTGGCCAGGGAGAGCGTGCACTAATACCATGAACCATTCGGGGGTGTAAACCCAGGAGTTGTCATGCCCACTGTGCTCACCGTTCTGGTTCTGCTCGCCGGGCTGCTGGTGTTCCTTGCGGCCTCCTCGATCCGGATCGTCAAGCAGTACGAGCGCGGCCTGGTCTTCCGGTTCGGTCGGGTGCACCGGCTGCCGAGGGAACCGGGACTGCGGCTCGTCGTGCCGGTCGTTGATCACCTGCGCAAGGTCAACATGCAGATCGTGACCCTGCCGGTGCCCGCGCAGGACGGCATCACCAGGGACAACGTCACGGTCCGGGTGGACGCGGTCGTGTACTTCAAGGTGATCGATCCGGTCGCGGCGATCGTCGGGGTCGAGGACTACCGCTTCGCGATGGGGCAGGTCGCGCAGACCTCGTTGCGCTCCATCATCGGCAAGAGCGACCTGGACGACCTGCTCTCGAACCGGGAACGGCTGAACGAGGGCCTTGAGCTGATGATCGACACGCCGGCGTTGAGCTGGGGGATCCACATCGACCGGGTGGAGATCAAGGATGTCGCGCTGCCGGAGGCGATGAAGCGGGCGATGTCCCGGCAGGCCGCGGCCGAGCGGGAGCGGCGTGGTCGGATCATCGCCGCGGACGGCGAGCTGCAGGCCTCGGAGAAGCTGTCCCAGGCCGCGGCCGCCATGGCGGACACCCCGGCCGCGCTACAGTTGCGGCTGCTGGAAACGGTGGTGGAGGTGGCGGCGGAGAAGAACTCCACCCTGGTCCTGCCGTTCCCGGTGGAGCTGCTGCGCTTTCTGGACAAGGCCAGCCGGGAGCACATCGCCGAGGCCGCCGTGCCCCCGCAGTCGCGGCAGGGAGAGGACGCCGCGGAGCGTGGCGCTGCCCACCCCGAACCGGCGGAGGGTGCGGTTTCCCGTCATACTGACGGGTAACCTGCCGCGCCGAGCCACCTCCAGGAGCATGCATGGCCCGCCTCGCCCAGACCGCCGGCTTGACCGACGTGCAGAAGGAGATCCTGTCCACGGTTCGCAGCTTCGTGGACAAGGAGGTCATCCCGCACGCGCAGGAACTCGAGCACGCCGACACCTACCCGGCGGAGATCGTCGAGGGCATGAAGGAGATGGGCCTGTTCGGTCTCACCATTCCGGAGGAGTACGGCGGGCTCGGCGAGTCGCTGCTGACCTACGCGCTGGTGGTCGAGGAGATCGCCCGCGGCTGGATGAGCGTCTCCGGCGTGATCAATACGCACTTCATCGTGGCGCACATGATCAACCGGCACGGCACCCCGGAGCAGAAGCAGCGGTTCCTGCCGCGCATGGCGACCGGTGAGGTACGCGGCTCGTTCTCCATGTCGGAGCCGGACCTCGGTTCGGATGTCGCCGCGATCAAGACGAAGGCACGCAAGGAAGGCGATTCCTACGTCATCGACGGCTCGAAGATGTGGCTGACCAACGGCGGCACCTCGAATCTCATCGCGTTGCTGGTGCGCACCGAGGAAGGTGCGGAGAAGGCGCACCAGAATCTCACCACCTTTCTGGTGGAGAAGCCGGAGGGATTCGGTGAGGTCGCGCCGGGTCTCACCATTCCCGGCAAAATCGAGAAAATGGGCTACAAGGGTGTGGACACCACCGAGGCGGTGTTCGACGGTTATCGGATCGGTGCGGACTCCGTGCTCGGTACGCAGCCCGGCAGGGGCTTCTCGTACATGATGGACGGAATCGAGGTCGGCAGGGTGAACGTCGCGGCGCGGGCCTGCGGGATCGCGATCCGGGCCTTCGAACTCGCCGTCGAGTACGCCCAGCAGCGCGAGAGCTTCGGCAAGCCGATCGCCGAGCACCAGGCGATCGCGTTCAAACTCGCCGAGATGGCCACCAAGGTCGAGGCCGCGCACCTGATGATGGTGAACGCCGCGCGGCTCAAGGACGCGGGCGAGCGCAACGACGTCGAGGCCGGGATGGCCAAGCTGATCGCCAGCGAGTACTGCGCGGAGGTCACCCAGGAGGCGTTCCGCATCCACGGTGGTTACGGCTACTCCAAGGAGTACGAGATCGAGCGGCTGATGCGCGAGGCACCGTTCCTGCTCATCGGTGAGGGCACCAGCGAGATCCAGAAGACCATCATCAGCCGGGGACTGCTGCGCGAGTACAAGTCCCGCGGCTGAGCTGGCTGGCAGCCCGGGTTAACCCATCTGCCGCACGACGACCGCTGTCGCGATAGCGACTCGTTACCCCGCATCCGCCAACTGGCGGCTGCAGGCCGCCTGTCTCGCCGGGAGACTCCCAGCCCGGAACATCGAAGTCGCGTGTTCTTGGGGACCCGCGCGGACCGGGGTTAGGGGAGTTGTCTTTATGTCGCGTCGAGCAGGGGCGCGTGGCTGGGCGCTGCGCTCGTTGGCTGTGCTCGCCCTGAGCGCCGTATGGATCACACCGATGCACGCCGCCGCGGAACCATCGGTGGCCGAGGCCAGCACGCACTGCCCTGTGCACTACCTCCCACTGGACGAGAGTTCGGGCGACCGTGCCGCCGACGTGACCGGCGGCCGGACCGGGACCCTGCACAACGGGGCGGAGTTCGTCGAGGGGCGCGTGGGTAACGCGGTCTCCCTCGACGGCGTGGACGACCACGTGTCGACCACCGGTGTCAACCTGCGCACCGATACCAGTTTCAGCGTTTCGGCCTGGGTCTACCTCGAGGAGAAGCCCGGCCAGCAGACCGCCGTCAGCCTCGACGGTGACCGCACCAGCAAGTTCCGGCTCGGCCAGGTGATGGACGGGGAACACCGGCTCGGATCGTGGGTGTTCGAGATGCCCGAGTCGGACACCGATGGTGCTCTGTTTACCACGAAGGCGGTATCGACCTGGGAATCGGAGACGGATACCTGGGTCCACCTTGTTGGAGTGTATGACGCATCGGCTAACCGGATCTGGCTGTACGTCAACGGGACCCGGGTCGGCGACGGCACGGTGCGGAACACCTGGAACGCGGACGGTGGCCTGCAGATCGGCCGGGGCAAGGCCAACGGTGCCGCCGAAGAGTTCTGGCCCGGCAAGGTCGACGACGTTCGTCTGTACGTCAGCAGCTTGTCTGACGAGGATGTTGCGGACCTGTACCGGTCCTACCCGGACTCGGCTGGTCCGGTGAGTGGGTCGATCAGTGCATCCTTTTAGGCCGTTTGACGCACGCCGATCGGTGTCGCGATAGCGACTCGTTACCGGCATATCCGCCAACCGGCGGCTGCCCGCCGCGGATCTTGCCGGGAGACTGCCATTCATCAGGTAAAGGTCGCGTGTTGTCGGGGGACCCGCGCGGACCGGGGTTAGGGGAGTTGTCTTTATGTTGCGCCGAGCAGGGGCGCGTGGCTGGATGCTGCGCTCGTTGGCTGTGCTCGCCCTGAGCGCCGTATGGATCACGCCGATGCATGCCGTACCGGCCGCCGCGGCGCCGCCCGCGGCCGAGCCGGTGACCCGAGCAGCGGACGAGGCAACCGCGCTCACCGCGGCACGGGAGCAGGGCGCCCGGGTCGAGGTGACCAGCTTGACCTCGGAGACAGCCAAGGTCTTCGCCAATCCGGAGGGCAACCTCACCCTGGAACAGTCGGTGATGCCGGAACGGGTACGCAAGGACGGCGAATGGGTAGACGTAGACACTACCTTGGAGCGGCGAGCCGACGGCACGATCGCCGCGAAGGCATCCCCGGTCGGGACCTCGTTCTCCGCGGGTGGCGATGCGGCCCTGGCCAGGATCGTCAATGACGGCAAGGAACTCGCACTGAACTGGCCGGAGAAACTGCCCGAGCCGGTGCTCTCCGGGGATTCGGCCACGTATCCGGAAGTCATGCCCGGGGTGGACCTGCGGGTGCGTGCCAGCCTACGCGGCTTCGCGCACGAGCTGGTAGTGAAGACCCCTGAGGCGGCAGCCAACCCGGAGCTCGAGGAGATCGACTTCAACCTGCGTACCGAAGGCGTGCGGGTCAGTGCGGACGAGGCGGGCAACATCAAGGCGGTGGACGAGGCCGGAACCACGGTATTCCACGCCCCTGCGCCCCGCATGTGGGATTCCTCAGGGAAGGCGGCCGTAGCCTCGCCGCGCTCCGCGGCCGAGCCTCGACCCAAGGACGCCGCCGTTGGCGTGCGCGTCGACGCGGACGGCGTATCCCTCTTGCCGGACAAGGAACTACTCACTGACCGGACAGCGAAGTTCCCGCTGGTGATCGATCCGGACTTCAGCGCCGTTGCTCCGGAAAAGTCGGCCTGGACCCTGGTTCGCCGCTCGCATCCGAACAACTCGCACTGGAATCTTTCCCCGCGCGACGACGACGAACGCTACAAGGGAGTCGCCAGAGTCGGGCACGCCCCCGGTTGGCCGAGCGAGTACCTTGACCGTTCCGTTTTCCGGTTCCCCACCGGGGTGCTGCGAGGTTCGCGAATCCAGCGGGCGGAGTTCCAGATCTATCAGGTGTGGAAGCACTCGCACACCTGCGATCCGAACCAGGTCCCGCCGATGTACCTGCACCTGACCAGCCCGATCGGGACGGGAACCACCTGGAACAACCAGCCGGAGTGGTACCGGCACCTTTCCTCCGCCCGGTCCACGGCGAAGGCTGGGCAGTCCTGCGGCCCCACCTGGATCGGCATGGACGCCAAGAGCGCGGTCCAGCAGGGCGCGGACGCCGGCTGGGGTGATATCCACCTCGGTATCAAAGCCTCTTACGGCGACGAAGGAAACAACAACGACGCGGCCTGGAAACGGTTCCACGTCAAGCAGGAGAACGGTGTACGCTTCTTCCCCAAGCTGTCGGTGACCTTCAACCGCAAACCGAACGCGCCGCACTGGGTGGGAACCAACCCGACGCTGCCCGATCCCTGCCGGTGGTGCGAGGGCAAGCGCTACTACGGCGGGGACCAGATCACCCTGCAGGGCAGGCTGAGTGACCCGGATGGCGGCCAGCTGCGGGCCAACTGGACGGCGACGATGCAACCGTCCGGCCAGACCGTCCATCGAGAACAGTGGCTCGCTTCCGGATCGACCTACGGGACATCACTCGATGTGAGCGACAAGCACGGCCAGACAGTCAACTGGTCGGTGCACGGGCATGATGGAGCCCTCGGCGGCCCGAGTGCCGATGGACCGTCCTTCACCGTGGACAGACAGGCTCCTGACGCTCAGCCGGGCGTCGCCGGACGCCTCTACCAGGAAGACAACGCCTGGCACGGCGGCGTTGGCGTTCGGGATCGGTTCACCTTCACGTCTAACGGTGTCGGCGATGTCGACCACTACCTGTACGGGTTCACCGATCCACCGACCACCAGGGTGGACGCCGACGCCCTTGGCGGGGACGCGAAAGTGTGGATCGAGCCGCCGAGGGACGGACCGGTCGATCTGTATGTGCAGAGCGTGGACCGTGCTGGTCTACGCAGTCCGATGCGCGTATATCACTTCTACGTCCGAGCCGGCAACGGTCCGGCTTCGCACTGGTCGCTGGACGGAGATGCCACCGACGACGCCTTCCTCGGTGACCGCGACGGCACGGTGAACGGAGGCGCGACCTGGGGCCCGGGCGCGGTCGGCGCCGGTATCCAACTGGACGGCATTGACGACGACATCACCGCCCCGAACA
Proteins encoded in this region:
- a CDS encoding S1C family serine protease, giving the protein MNQPNSNQEHPAARENRLGPRPVNRPPVDQTQAAVFGRPRGVQGSFDKLYSPDSRNGRAEGMAMTPPPPESLAEAFRRPQGAERVVLQRPQDGNGGSPAEESEHPLWSRQGDPWRDPGAGAVLGGPAVRSEEDAEDNAERPRGALLSLPEVLFGRRVKPTALALLGAVALLVGAVGGVVGWFLSSAGDSLTGELNIAEAQAGKERPAGSVADIAGRVAPAVVSIEVKSGQDGQVGSGVVLDSDGYVVTNNHVVSSATRDDQAEITAVFIDGTRAEARIVGTDPKTDLAVIKVNVPNPVVIEVGKSADLAAGDSVVAVGSPFGLENTVTEGIVSALNRPVTAPGENGDPPVTYDAIQTDAAINPGNSGGALVDSTGALVGINSLIRTVGSRGEGGSIGLGFAIPVDQVVRISEALIRDGAVKHADLGVNAASVSANTSEGAQIRNVTAGGPAANAGIAEGDVITKVGDRPVRNAAELTVAVREYEIGEVVPVQLVRANRKLTVDVTLGSD
- the tatB gene encoding Sec-independent protein translocase protein TatB, whose protein sequence is MFESVGWGEILVLIIAGLFILGPERLPDAAAWLGKSVRKVRDFATGARQQLRDEMGPEYDEFRKPIEDLRELRSFDPKRVVTQHLFDGDTDPLGMNNINGNGGDHYKPNGYPGATKSAEPLKPGEKPPVDPDAT
- a CDS encoding Mrp/NBP35 family ATP-binding protein — protein: MTSTQQLPSVDDVHNALKNVIDPEIKKPITELGMVKDVVVGEDGVVNVAIYLTIAGCPLKDTITKDTTAAVEQLDGVREVKVELDVMSDEQRTELRKSLRGDAAEPVIPFAQPGSLTRVYCVASGKGGVGKSSVTVNLAVAMAERGLSVGVVDADIYGHSVPRMLGARDKPTKVEKMIMPPQAHGVKVISIGMFTPGNTPVVWRGPMLHRALQQFLADVFWGDLDILLLDLPPGTGDIAISVAQLIPNAELLVVTTPQQAAAEVAERAGAIALQTRQRIAGVIENMSWLETPDGSRMEIFGSGGGQTVADSLSKSTGAEVPLLGQVPLDPRLREQGDIGTPLVLSEPAAPASEVLRTASSKLSTRARGLAGRMLNVTPT
- a CDS encoding aminoglycoside phosphotransferase family protein; translation: MTELIVPPAFAERVGAMAGDRGRAWLAELPGVAARYHRAWSLTPDGPTMHGYTGVVQPVTRAGGGRAVLKICWRDEETRDEPVALTAWDGAGAVRLLDGDPEHGVLLLERLDAGRALDGEPIGVAVAVAGGLLRRLSVAAPPLHRTLRAEAARWAAELPTDWERLGRPLPRALLDAAVAICRVRGPRAGALLVNEDLHYENVLRGGREPWLVIDPKPIAGDPEFGVIPLLWNRMGETTLDERFAALVAAARLDPARARDWTLVRAVLNWLWAVEDEEEGGWLHTAVVRIAEWAFAR
- a CDS encoding slipin family protein; translation: MPTVLTVLVLLAGLLVFLAASSIRIVKQYERGLVFRFGRVHRLPREPGLRLVVPVVDHLRKVNMQIVTLPVPAQDGITRDNVTVRVDAVVYFKVIDPVAAIVGVEDYRFAMGQVAQTSLRSIIGKSDLDDLLSNRERLNEGLELMIDTPALSWGIHIDRVEIKDVALPEAMKRAMSRQAAAERERRGRIIAADGELQASEKLSQAAAAMADTPAALQLRLLETVVEVAAEKNSTLVLPFPVELLRFLDKASREHIAEAAVPPQSRQGEDAAERGAAHPEPAEGAVSRHTDG
- a CDS encoding acyl-CoA dehydrogenase family protein; translation: MARLAQTAGLTDVQKEILSTVRSFVDKEVIPHAQELEHADTYPAEIVEGMKEMGLFGLTIPEEYGGLGESLLTYALVVEEIARGWMSVSGVINTHFIVAHMINRHGTPEQKQRFLPRMATGEVRGSFSMSEPDLGSDVAAIKTKARKEGDSYVIDGSKMWLTNGGTSNLIALLVRTEEGAEKAHQNLTTFLVEKPEGFGEVAPGLTIPGKIEKMGYKGVDTTEAVFDGYRIGADSVLGTQPGRGFSYMMDGIEVGRVNVAARACGIAIRAFELAVEYAQQRESFGKPIAEHQAIAFKLAEMATKVEAAHLMMVNAARLKDAGERNDVEAGMAKLIASEYCAEVTQEAFRIHGGYGYSKEYEIERLMREAPFLLIGEGTSEIQKTIISRGLLREYKSRG
- a CDS encoding LamG domain-containing protein is translated as MTGGRTGTLHNGAEFVEGRVGNAVSLDGVDDHVSTTGVNLRTDTSFSVSAWVYLEEKPGQQTAVSLDGDRTSKFRLGQVMDGEHRLGSWVFEMPESDTDGALFTTKAVSTWESETDTWVHLVGVYDASANRIWLYVNGTRVGDGTVRNTWNADGGLQIGRGKANGAAEEFWPGKVDDVRLYVSSLSDEDVADLYRSYPDSAGPVSGSISASF